ATTACCTGAGTTTTGAGTTGCGAGTTCTCGACTGTACTGGCGGGTCTTGAGTGATTTTGCTCTCTCCAGGTCTTCTTGGCATTCCTCGCACAGACGACGTGGCGGGTAGATCATGCTCTTACAACCTTGGAATGAGCATTTGACCTTATCTTGCGAGCTTAATACAACAGGATTGAGCTTTTTCTTCATGCTTCTTGTCAGCTCGACTGGTGAACACGACACCTCAGTTTGCGATTCTTCCAAGTTTTCTTCCGAAATTGGTAGTGGTTGCGTAACATTGCCTTTGCTGCATTGCCTTTGATAGCACTGTAGACATTGTCCATATTGATTGCTGTGTATCCTTTGACCCTGGCAGCCAGGCGTAGAACAAATGTGTTTCTCAATGCGAgacattttttcaatttgcaTTTCAGTTGCAGTAGGGGCCACATAGCCTGGTTCATTTCCAGTTTCATCATGTTCAGCCGGCATTGATCTCATCCCGCCAATCCCACCTGTCACAGTGTGTTCAGGTATCAAAGTTCGCTGATAAGTGATTTTTGCCTCATTTAGTCTACTGTTCAAAATCTTTTCCTCAGGCTGCGGCATGATATTAAAGTCTAATGGATGCTCCTGTCTTACAGCAGACGTTGGTGATCCTGCAGACAGAAAGCAATTGGTGCAAAGTCCTTTAACAAAGGCCGTCTGATCACAATGTGGATTAGCACACTGTTGTGTCTCCTCTTCCATTCTCACAGGTTCAATATCTTTGTTACCTGTTGTGGCCGTCCCAAACAAACTTAGCTGATAGCAATTATTACAGTTGCCGTTGTTTCCTCGTACAGCTTTATTATGGCACCCTGTTGTACTGCAGCTACGGTCAAGTTCACCCTGTTGAATATCGACCTGCATTGGCTGGGGAATGGGACTGCTAGTGGCCAGTGCTGGTGGCCTCTCTCTTACTAaaggagataactctgcaaccTGATTTAGTGGCCGCATGTTACGATCTCTCAAAGACACAACCTGGGTTTCATCCTCTTCGTTTCCAAACAGAAATCCCGTTACCTGCATTCCTTGAGGTCCCATAGGTGGGATCGGGGACCTTCTCCCCATGGGTTGAGTGACCACTGGTATTGAAGGGGGTGGGGCAGAGGGAGGGGCCAGGACTGGGGGGCGGTGCTTCTCGTAACACTCATGGCAATACGGTTGGGTGGCCTGGGAACATCGAAACTTGCAGTCGGGTGTACGACATGTTTCTGCCATCAGTGAGAATTCTGGTCTCATGGTAGGGTCTGGCTGTGTTGGTTGAGTAGGAATTTGATACTTTGGGTAACATTCATGACAGTATGGGAATGTACTTTGAGAGCACAAGAATCCACACCCTGCCTTGCAGTTTTCACCCATCATTGACAGGTCCCTGTACCCAGATAACTGGCGTTGGGTTGTTGGCTTTATGGTGACATTTTCTCTTCCTCCCCATGCAGATGTAGAAGGTTTTTTTGCAAGCTGTCTTTGTGCTTCCTCTTGCCTTGCGTACTGTATCGTAAAGTCCTTAAAACATTTCGAGCACAACCCTTGTAGCTGTGGGTCCCCAAGATATTTACAGCCCACTGTGTAGCATCTCTCTTTCGTCTGTTCTGGTTCAGGTCTGTAGAAGGGCCCCAGCTGGTTAGCATTCCCAAAAGCCTGAGGGAAATTCAGACCTTCTGGAGGAACCACAAAATTTCCAGCACCTGACTGGCCTTGACCCTGAACTTGAAAGTTGAAAGGCGCTACATGGATTCCACTTGCCAGTGGTGGGTTCACAACTTGATGAAATTTAGTTCGACAGTCTGCAACGTATTTATCCACCACATTAGCAGATTCTGGCAAAGGTGTGTGGTTCAAAATGGCTACAGGGACCTCTATCCCATTATAAACAACGTTCCTCAAGCTCATGTAGCTCTGCAGCAAATTCCATGCGTATCCATCGGCCTGTTCCTGAGGTAACAGAAAACGGCATGGCAACATACTAATTTCTTTCGTCACTAGGGGAACACCCTGGTATTCATTTTCACTATTTGGCCGGTCACGTTGAAACACCAGAGGCGCAAAATGATTCATACTGTATCCAATCACAAGAGGGCTTTTGTGACATCTGTCAGCTGGAATTTCCAAGGGTAGATAAATTCCGCCGATGTGACTCTCCTGTATTTCTTGTCCATATACGTTCCTCGCTTGGGAATCGGCTAACAATATGATAGGTCTTCGTAACGTATTTGCAGCTACGTACAAGTGAATGGCCTCCAGCGTCTCATATGGCAGGCCCAATCTTGACTGGTTTTCTGCATCCTCTGTCCCTTTCTTTACATTTTCCCATTCAGCTTTGTGTTGCTAAAATAGTGAATATTTTAGTTACATCAAAGCTTGTAGACTGACTGAAATTAACTATTACTTCACTATGAAAAAGATgctattttaagttttttcttCTGTATAAAATAACCAAATGTATGCAAAAGAAATGGTTACTTATCATCAAACAAGCAATCTCCTTTAAGACAACATCTATATGCTGTAAAGATTTATGCTGGATTCAATTTCTATGAAAAATGGGTAGAAACCAGAACTGGTGTGAGAGGTGTTCATAGCGTTGAGGAGC
The DNA window shown above is from Mya arenaria isolate MELC-2E11 chromosome 6, ASM2691426v1 and carries:
- the LOC128239113 gene encoding tumor necrosis factor alpha-induced protein 3-like, with the protein product MMNDERATHGFFTRLQLCCVSVVNLLREFILKDVQPNRGDAIITLKKFNKYQIAIPLLESFSPQLSRNFQDAIFDNDMLNDLESSHIINWCRTTKKLYPIKTTADGNCLLHSVSQALWGIEDTGNFLRRLLYLNISMDPENIFYKRWLFNQQSDLGSNQVDVRLNTEQHKAEWENVKKGTEDAENQSRLGLPYETLEAIHLYVAANTLRRPIILLADSQARNVYGQEIQESHIGGIYLPLEIPADRCHKSPLVIGYSMNHFAPLVFQRDRPNSENEYQGVPLVTKEISMLPCRFLLPQEQADGYAWNLLQSYMSLRNVVYNGIEVPVAILNHTPLPESANVVDKYVADCRTKFHQVVNPPLASGIHVAPFNFQVQGQGQSGAGNFVVPPEGLNFPQAFGNANQLGPFYRPEPEQTKERCYTVGCKYLGDPQLQGLCSKCFKDFTIQYARQEEAQRQLAKKPSTSAWGGRENVTIKPTTQRQLSGYRDLSMMGENCKAGCGFLCSQSTFPYCHECYPKYQIPTQPTQPDPTMRPEFSLMAETCRTPDCKFRCSQATQPYCHECYEKHRPPVLAPPSAPPPSIPVVTQPMGRRSPIPPMGPQGMQVTGFLFGNEEDETQVVSLRDRNMRPLNQVAELSPLVRERPPALATSSPIPQPMQVDIQQGELDRSCSTTGCHNKAVRGNNGNCNNCYQLSLFGTATTGNKDIEPVRMEEETQQCANPHCDQTAFVKGLCTNCFLSAGSPTSAVRQEHPLDFNIMPQPEEKILNSRLNEAKITYQRTLIPEHTVTGGIGGMRSMPAEHDETGNEPGYVAPTATEMQIEKMSRIEKHICSTPGCQGQRIHSNQYGQCLQCYQRQCSKGNVTQPLPISEENLEESQTEVSCSPVELTRSMKKKLNPVVLSSQDKVKCSFQGCKSMIYPPRRLCEECQEDLERAKSLKTRQYSRELATQNSAIEAQRCRTPGCQFFTTDQFEGYCSSCYNGAQPRRNHTYPLATSTKGDRQPERQNVTAPLPSSGKRSGELCIEKGCQRYGDPAQGKRCSNHYQVAMSNFPPNMSAEDQVQLLKVRQMKSSAGNQSPLTVTRNQQGLITVVNQSGVKPAGNQTRITQTGNQTHYGPIRVGNVNQSNYEPMRAGTVNLSNFEPIIGGDDDNFRNALGKLENSRKSQIPCKNSSRGCHYFGNVKNNGYCNSCLQYRQ